TTTCTGATGTTATATGTATACAttatgttttagaggtcgtaataccacaccacctctattttacagcttaagcgtaaagctcagtgtggtagggtgttatagaCTGACTTCCTTATCTTCTCAGCATTAAGAACTGTTTTCCTCCATAACACTGACGCAGTTGTCCAACTCCTTAAAAGCTGCTTCACAGTTACCCTTGGTATGAACAGCTATCCTTTATCATCCAATGGTAGTGTTGGAGCTCTCCTTGGCCATGCATTTAAATCCCATTTATGTGGAGGGATTTGCCATGTAGCTCCTGAAATTCTCTATCTACGTGTCTAAAGAGATTCTCTCAATCTTGATGCACTCGGTGAAGGAAATTGTATCCAGTGGCCTTCCaaagaaaaaattagaaaagTTGAAAGTAACCAAAGGTGGCACAAAATATGGACAGGTTTCATTTGCTGCATCAATGATCCAACTGAAGCTTGCAGCTTCCCTAGCAGCTTCTCTAGTGTGGTTATCAGGAGGGTTAATACTGGTTCAACTACTAATGAAAGAAACTCTTCCTTCATGATTTATATCTGTTCACCGATCTCAGATGGAAGAGAAATCAGATAGAATGGCTGCAATGCTTGGTGGATATGCACTTGCTTACTTTGCAGTACTTTGTGGGGCTTTTGCCTGGGGGTTGATTTATCTTCATCTGCTTCAAAGCGACGTCCACACATATTAGGCATCCATATAGAGTTTCTGGCAAGTGCACTTGATGGTAAGATATCGCTCGGATGTGATTCAGCTACTTGGCGAGCTTATGTGTTTGGGTTTGTGATTCAGCTACTGGGAGCTATCGGAGAAAAAGATTAGGaatttggattttggaatttaggATTAAATATAGAGAGAAGGATCAATGTGGGTATAAATTGAAAATGTGCCAATTAAGCTAGTAGTTGGAGTCATTTAGCCTGACAAAAATAACACTATGTAAATATTCCAATGATGACTCATCACTAAAAATATGTCTGAAAACCACTATAAATATTCCAAATTCTATCTTAAggactaatataaaaatattgagatcttaataaaaaaattgaaatcttAAAAAACTACATTAAATATTTACACGAATTTTAGGactattatgaaaatttattCCTTAAACCCTGCTAAGAAGGCCTTCAAAACAAAAAATGGAAGAATAAAATAAGATTTTGCTCTTCTTTTCGGTGCATTATCTCTCTGTGTCTCTCATGGCCGTTGCAGCATTCAAATCATCCTCCAgaagaggaaaccgaaaccaaaACCATTCAAATTCCATCTCCGCAACTTCTGCCAGATCCTCCCGCCAGGAATCACGAACCAAAGCCCCCATTCGAAGGTCAAGGAGCGTAAGCGCGTTTTCCAGGGGCAGTTCGGACATTTCCACTGAATTCCTCAACAAGAGAGACAACCCTCTCTTCTGCAGCGCCACCCCTTCATTACCGTCCGGTAACGACGACGCCCAACCGCCGCCCAGCTCAGTTCTTCTAGAAGCCTCCGATTTCGACAGACCCACACCATCTGCTTCCGATCCCAATAACAAGGCCTTCGGTGCACGTGGCCGTCACGTGACGCGAAATGTTGATGCCAAAGGAGGGTCGTGGTCCTCATCAACGGGTCGGAGCTTGTCGAGATCGGATGCGGGTCGCCGCACTCGATCGGCTTCTCAATGTCCGGCTTCGAGGCGGCCATGGAGTTATTCAACTTCTGAGGTAATGCAATTATTTTGTTGGAGTGGAGTGGCTGTGAATCTGGAATCTACTACTATAGTTCTAAAGCTCTTTTATCATGTAATCAAATCCAATAGAGCAACATGTGTTGAATCATTTGAATCAAAATGATGGGCAGGCTGAGGGATATGTAAATCATAGGGTACAAGCCGGGTGATTGAAATGGAGGAGTGCTTCAGGTTTTATCCGTAACCGAAAGGGTACCGGGAAATCTTAATGGTAAATTTTACGACTGAATGTTGGATTGTTGGTGGTAAGAGGGAAACACCAACATAAGCTTAATGTTGTGGAGACAAAGATGCTTAGATGGATGTGTGGACACGTTAAACTACACTATATAGGATTAGGAATTATTTTAGAGAGAGATTTCGCCAGTTGGAGGTTCGATTTTACTCATTTTAGGGAAAGTGGATTAAATGGTAGGCATTTTTGTAGCTAAAGACAGAGGGAGATGTATTAAAtgagattttatatatatatggttaaaaGTTAGATATGATATATAATAGGGCACCTTCGCGCTTTTTAGCTTTTTGATCTATGTAACTCAAACTACCTAGTGGGACAAGGTTACTAGGCTTAACTGTTTCATTGTTGTTGCTGCCTCTTTTTGTTTAGGTTACACCGGCCTTACTTAAAAATCTCTTTTCAGGGAAGGTTAATGTTATTTTCATATGGTGTATAatgtcaaattttataaaatagatGGATGTTGTTTATACCGGAATTTTTTGGGagttcaatatatattttttaaaaatgggaTTCACATTGAATTTCACTGGACTTCAAGGGAGGTTAATGttatttgctttattttattttaccgtTTTCCTGCACCCATGTGGGATATGGAAGAAGGATATGAAAGGAAGTAGACTTATTTGCATCTGTTTTTTGTGTAGAGCGAAACTGATGCTTTAGATAGCAGTGATCTGAGGTTTGTTGAGAGTAATAGAAAAGGTGGTTTGTTTGGAAGTGATAGTGGTATGGTGGATCAAGTGAGAGATCTGCGCAGGTGGTCTAGTCAGCATTCATCTACCAAGGTTTCTGACTCTTTTGCTGCAACTTTGGTATTTTTTCCACCCTTGCTGTTGTATATGTGATGCCAAGATGAGGAGGTGTTATCTTATTGTTCAGTGCTGATTAATTATTATGTTTGTATGGCAGTCTAGCTTGGAAACTCAGAGGTGTGCAGATGCAGTTTCTATGGTGAGCTCTGGATATGGATCTGATGTGAAAATTATCAAAGCTGTTAGTGAAAAGATGGTGTGTGATAGGAAATTTTCTACTCTTTCCTAGTTATCCATGTTCATGTCTGCCTGAAAACAAAGAGAAGAAAACCTTCATCTTTATTGTTATAGATGCATATGTCCTATGTCTAGAAGATCTGAACTCATGCTAAGAAGAGATACTAGTTCTTCCTTACTGATAACTTTTGTACAATTTTGGTTGTTCTATGCTCCTGCAGTCAGTACAAGGAGGTCCGCTGGTAACCAGTGATGTATACGAGACAGTTCGCTCTGAAGTGAGGCGTGCTATTTCTGAGATTCAGACTGATCTTGAGAGTGTAAATTTCATGATATCCTGATTTGTCCATACCGACTATAAGTCTGCTGGTTCTATTTGAAACGTTGAATTTATTTAAGCAATATTGATACATTATGCAACTTTATGTGAAATTTGCATACATTTTTGTCTTCTGTCATTTCTTGTTTATTGCAGGCATGATCTCATGTTATCTTAAATCTTTGTATTCTTCCTCTCATCATAAGTTTTGTTTTCTAGATGCATTTAAGAACTTTATGATCTGAATGAATTGCAAACTCTTTCTTTAGAGGATAAACTTTTACCATTAGCATAAAACTTGTAACAACTGCATATATTTGCTTGTTCTATGTGGAAGACTTCTGCTTTACTTCATTCAGTTTTTCACTAAAGAAGGTGGTAATGGCATTCTTGGTTGAGAACATCACAAATGCTCTCCTTTGACTTTCATCACAAGCTCTTTCAAACACTTGCAAAAAATCTTGCTTCCACAAAAGTGATAGCTTTGTCATGCTTTGCTCCATTCTATTTCCTTATAGCTGCCTCGCCATATTGGCAACCTGTCATGACCCGATGCGGCCATGTACGAACGtaggatttggattctctaaagtttgaatttcactttagagagtaaagtgtgatctctcaccattgatttcataggtgggaccaagaataaatatgaaagagaaactattcaagggtagaagatcacactttactctctaaagtgaaattcaaactttagaggatccaaatccacgAACATAGGATTATTCTCCTGAAATGCTACCCTTATCTATGACGCATCTGTTTCTTTTCCCACTGAATCCCCCTTTTACTTCCTCTTGTACCTCCTTTCACAAACTTTTAGAATCTTCCCGCTTGAAAATGATATTAATATGAAAACAGTATATCACATTAATTTTTCATTCTCACTACCTTCAATGTTCAGAAATAGAAAGGAAACACTAGATAAAAGGAAACACCATTGGTTCTTTGTTGGACTGCAAATCTCTTACCATCTTTCCTACTAAAATTCTGCCAAAGCCATCAGACTCTACTTCCATTTAGGTACTAACTGACTACCAGCACTACCAATGCCCCTTGTTATGTGTGCAGGTCACACTTTCCAGCTTCAACAGCTGGTACAATTCCCTTGGTAACTTTCCACCTCTTTCCACCATAGGGCTGGGTAAGAGAAATGTTCATAAAGCTTTCATCTATAAGCACTTGAGCAAAAACCCTTTCATCTATAAGCACTTGAGCAAAAACCCTTCAAcctgttaaatttattttatttctcacgAGACTTGCTCAATTTATTCCTTGATTACTGTTTCATGTCTACTAGGCATTTCTGGTTGTGCATCATAACATCTAAATAGTTGACTCTTATTGAAATGTTAATGCATGTTTGTCCAACTTTTAAATCACTACAATTATTGCAAAAGTATGTTTAATGCCAACCTGCTTTCGGCTTTTTGGAAATTTAGGCTATCCAAAGGAGTAATGCCACTGCTATTGCTGTTACCAACATAGCTGATATTCCTCCTTGCTTGGTAAACCCGGATGCGGAAGAATTGGTTTTTGAGATCAGAAGAGAGTATGCCCAAAAGCTTGAAGAGGTGATTATCCCCTTTATGGTTTGTACATATAGTACGGTTAGCTCCTTCCCCCTCCAAGAAACTAGAGCAAGCCCTTGCCCTGTATTTCTAAAAGTTTTGATTTTCCCTATTGTGGATGATTCTTATTATTGatgatatatgattttttgtttttttctctctcattttaAAATTTCCTTTTATGCTTTAATGGAAATTCTCAAAAGAAGCCGATTCTTTCTCCTGGTGATGCTGCTATGTACATTCGTCCTTGTTCAGTTGTATTCTCTATCTGCATTCTACTCTCCTTTCTCCTCACATGAACTCTATTTAGTAGACCTTGTCATACATGCAGTCCCAGGAGCGAGCTAGAAATCTTAGAGCAAACCTGGCTGTTGAAGAACATTGTGGACAGGAACTGGACAGAATCTTGAAAGAAGTTTTACCTTATCCAAAGACCCCTAATGTGCAGAAGTCTCATCCAACAAGAAAGGTATgttcttttatattattttttttatgcaccTTTCCATAGTATGTTTTATGTTGTACATGGATCTGTATTCTTTACAAATACGTATCTAGAGAGGAAAGCTTTCCAAAAGCAGAAAGTACTAGTGTGAAAGCTTGATGATTGTCTTGTTTTAAAACCTATATCAAGCATATGCTTCATCCTTTAattatgtttctttttcttttttttttttggttttgggggggggggggggttgggtTTAATTAATAGACAGATGTTTGACATTTTGTTATACTTGAAGGAGTAATCTTCTGTGAATGCTTGAGGAAAACCTCTTTAGCCTATGGTCCTCATATATACACTTTTTGCATAATGGCAATCTCTAATATAAGAAAACAAGTCCTAATTGATATCTACAAATATCTACATATCTATAATTGATATATGAAGAATCGTATCAAATCATACTATATTCTCAACACTCCGCCTGAAGCTGGAGCATATGCATCAGATGCACCAAGCTTGTTACAAATGTAGTCGGTACGAGGACCTCTAAGATTTTATAAGAATATTAGCCAATTGATCATTAAAATTTACAAACCTAGTGAGAACAGAAGTAAATATTCTTTGGCATTGTCACTGCGGAGAACCTTAACGGTATTGCCAGATTATGTTTAAATTTCAGTGGCGACAGAAGTAAATATAGAAAAAGTTATGaacattcttttattaaaaataaccaAGTACAACTGGATAAAATGTAGATGAAAGTAACAAAATACTTGAAGCCTGAAGTAGAGtcacgtataaaattatttataaagacATGGGTTCAATAAGCGAAACATGGCCGGGTTCTTTGGCAATAACTCCATAACCATCTGTTAAAGTGATAAATGTTGGTAAGACAGGTGTAGAAAGAGAGAGGAAAGGGATTCACTAGCAGCCATGTGGTCAGAGGCACAGAAATCAATTATCCTAGAACTTGGTTTATTACTGTTGCAAGATAGGAGATTGATCCTGTTTCCTGCCCTTAATTGAATGTGCTCTTGGAATTTTGCTTTAGAAGTAGCAATATGCTATTTGCCAGAACGAACCTCAATCTTTTTCTCTTCCGCATGATGGAGTCTTGTCTGAACAACATTCATTGCTTTCTCGAGAAATTCATGAAAGAATAACATGTGTCCTAGGTATACCATGGTCGTTTGCAGTAGGAGCATTAGCAACCACAAATCGTTTGCGTCCACAGCCCCCTCAACCATCATGTCCTCTTCGATCTCCACAAATCATCCACCACAAAGTCACCATGGTAGTTGGTTCTACTAAATTTGAAGATGAATAGATTTTGGGTGGAGGAAGTCTGAGAAGGTGAGTAATCAAATCTTCCATATTAGGAACCGTCTGATCAGTTAGGATCTGATCACGGATAATGGTCGAATTGCGAGTGCATTGCAGTATTGCACATAGAACCAGCACCATGTACAAGTTATCTAACTTTGTTTTCACATTCTCTAGCATGTCTGCCTGCAAAATCAATTTCAACTCTACTACAAAAGCATCTGCCTGGGTAACTAAATTTGTCATATCCTTATCTGTTTGCTTATGGGATGGCAATTTCTGAGCTAAATCATGTGTTGAATACATCATTTATGAGAAAGTTTTAAAAGACCGTCAATTATCCAAAATTGCAGGTTCCATTGACTGCCACAACAAGGCACACAACTAATAAGCAAATTTTAGCATGGAATCACAGAGGGGCTGGTGGTAAAGCCTTTCCATCCCTGATTATAGATATAAAAAAGGAATACCATCCGAGCTTCCTTATTCTTTTAGAAACTCATGGGGAGTGGACAAAAGGGTCAGTTGGTGGTTTGATAGCTTACATGTTATTGAAGCTGCTGACCATTTGTGTCTATATCTATAATTGATATATGAAGGAATCTTATCAAATCATACTATAATCTCAACACttactaattaattttgaatACAAGATTTCCATACATGTGAACTTCAAACATGAATGACACATCTGAGTCAAACATTTGCTTGTTGGATACATGTGACTTGATGCTaagcattttttatttaactaattaatcAGGTTGCTCTCTGAAATGGGTGAAGATAATGTTGTAGTGGTTGTGATAGATTTTTGGGATTGTGAATTAATGCCTTTGATATGGtgcttttgtttaatttttttttttgatattgcATTGTTTAATATGGTAAGTTGGTGACAGAATAGCATAGAAAGAAGGCGGATGTCAAAACGTCTTGCAGAAGATGCAAAGGCTTATTTTGATGAGTGTGTTTCGCTATCAACATTTGATAGTTCAGACTTCTCATCACAAGATGATCCTCCCGTCACTTCCGTGGGGCCCCCTATTCCATCTGATAGTTATGAATGTTTACTCCAGGCAAGTCATCCTTTAGTTTCTATTTCATCAGTAGCTTCTTCAATAAAAACAGTCCCCTCTTGATTTGTTTCACTGCATAATTCTTTTCTGAATCGGTTAACAAATTCTCTAATAGAAACTATTTTCTTATATACTGAATCATTCCatcaaaaagagaaaatataataCTTTTTTTAAGCTTGATTCTTTTAATTAGAGTacacaaataaataatatcaatgtaattatttcatatttataacgagaaattttctttaatttgagACAAGTCTGTTTTAGTGCTCTCATTAGTTTAAAAGGGTAGCTTGTGATTGCACCTCCCAATTGGGGGGTTAGGCAATATATGAACATGAATTGTTCTGTTATTGTTAAGACACATTTACAAGGAAACTAATAGGTGAGCCATGAGTGTGCGGGTTGTGCAAACAGAGGTATACTCTTAGTTTGGGGTTAGTCGTTTTTGATAGAGTTCTCCCCGTTCATGTCCTTAAAGTTCATCGCAGGTAAGTTACGCCAGGTTGATTCTTGTGTAACTGTTTGGTTTGGGCTTTAGTCTTGTTTATCTATACAACAACAAAACCTTATCCCACTTATCCCACTAGATGGGGtcgactacatgaatcaaacggtATTATTGTGCTCTCACATGTATCATGTTTGCAGTGAGATCATTTACAAAGAAGTATCCTTTTACCACCTCGTGTATGGTCTTTTTGGGTCTTACTTTACCTTTCGTCACCTGTCTATCCTCCATCTAATGCACCCTTATGATCTTCTTCCGCATGTCCAAACCATTATAAGTGCTTCTCCAACATTTTCTCTTATATTGTGGTTTCTTATTTTGTCCATACATGTTTGGCTGCTCATCCATCTAAGCATTCTCATCTCTAC
This region of Arachis hypogaea cultivar Tifrunner chromosome 8, arahy.Tifrunner.gnm2.J5K5, whole genome shotgun sequence genomic DNA includes:
- the LOC112707560 gene encoding uncharacterized protein isoform X6 yields the protein MAVAAFKSSSRRGNRNQNHSNSISATSARSSRQESRTKAPIRRSRSVSAFSRGSSDISTEFLNKRDNPLFCSATPSLPSGNDDAQPPPSSVLLEASDFDRPTPSASDPNNKAFGARGRHVTRNVDAKGGSWSSSTGRSLSRSDAGRRTRSASQCPASRRPWSYSTSESETDALDSSDLRFVESNRKGGLFGSDSGMVDQVRDLRRWSSQHSSTKVSDSFAATLSSLETQRCADAVSMSVQGGPLVTSDVYETVRSEVRRAISEIQTDLESAIQRSNATAIAVTNIADIPPCLVNPDAEELVFEIRREYAQKLEESQERARNLRANLAVEEHCGQELDRILKEVLPYPKTPNVQKSHPTRKNSIERRRMSKRLAEDAKAYFDECVSLSTFDSSDFSSQDDPPVTSVGPPIPSDSYECLLQESASHGQLISRNYDVSQLCTVIDTAGSPESSCKSRFSFSQKSPESSGLADDIQQYIKMFEKNVLKSPNMRSGYHDIREYSYQSPTESLLVDRVILKNRIEAGGLLLCSGGSILWSKYCGIGI
- the LOC112707560 gene encoding uncharacterized protein isoform X5, producing MAVAAFKSSSRRGNRNQNHSNSISATSARSSRQESRTKAPIRRSRSVSAFSRGSSDISTEFLNKRDNPLFCSATPSLPSGNDDAQPPPSSVLLEASDFDRPTPSASDPNNKAFGARGRHVTRNVDAKGGSWSSSTGRSLSRSDAGRRTRSASQCPASRRPWSYSTSESETDALDSSDLRFVESNRKGGLFGSDSGMVDQVRDLRRWSSQHSSTKVSDSFAATLSSLETQRCADAVSMSVQGGPLVTSDVYETVRSEVRRAISEIQTDLESAIQRSNATAIAVTNIADIPPCLVNPDAEELVFEIRREYAQKLEETLSYMQSQERARNLRANLAVEEHCGQELDRILKEVLPYPKTPNVQKSHPTRKNSIERRRMSKRLAEDAKAYFDECVSLSTFDSSDFSSQDDPPVTSVGPPIPSDSYECLLQESASHGQLISRNYDVSQLCTVIDTAGSPESSCKSRFSFSQKSPESSGLADDIQQYIKMFEKNVLKSPNMRSGYHDIREYSYQSPTESLLVDRVILKNRIEAGGLLLCSGGSILWSKYCGIGI
- the LOC112707560 gene encoding uncharacterized protein isoform X2, with the protein product MAVAAFKSSSRRGNRNQNHSNSISATSARSSRQESRTKAPIRRSRSVSAFSRGSSDISTEFLNKRDNPLFCSATPSLPSGNDDAQPPPSSVLLEASDFDRPTPSASDPNNKAFGARGRHVTRNVDAKGGSWSSSTGRSLSRSDAGRRTRSASQCPASRRPWSYSTSESETDALDSSDLRFVESNRKGGLFGSDSGMVDQVRDLRRWSSQHSSTKVSDSFAATLSSLETQRCADAVSMVSSGYGSDVKIIKAVSEKMSVQGGPLVTSDVYETVRSEVRRAISEIQTDLESAIQRSNATAIAVTNIADIPPCLVNPDAEELVFEIRREYAQKLEESQERARNLRANLAVEEHCGQELDRILKEVLPYPKTPNVQKSHPTRKNSIERRRMSKRLAEDAKAYFDECVSLSTFDSSDFSSQDDPPVTSVGPPIPSDSYECLLQESASHGQLISRNYDVSQLCTVIDTAGSPESSCKSRFSFSQKSPESSGLADDIQQYIKMFEKNVLKSPNMRSGYHDIREYSYQSPTESLLVDRVILKNRIEAGGLLLCSGGSILWSKYCGIGI
- the LOC112707560 gene encoding uncharacterized protein isoform X3, with product MAVAAFKSSSRRGNRNQNHSNSISATSARSSRQESRTKAPIRRSRSVSAFSRGSSDISTEFLNKRDNPLFCSATPSLPSGNDDAQPPPSSVLLEASDFDRPTPSASDPNNKAFGARGRHVTRNVDAKGGSWSSSTGRSLSRSDAGRRTRSASQCPASRRPWSYSTSESETDALDSSDLRFVESNRKGGLFGSDSGMVDQVRDLRRWSSQHSSTKSSLETQRCADAVSMVSSGYGSDVKIIKAVSEKMSVQGGPLVTSDVYETVRSEVRRAISEIQTDLESAIQRSNATAIAVTNIADIPPCLVNPDAEELVFEIRREYAQKLEETLSYMQSQERARNLRANLAVEEHCGQELDRILKEVLPYPKTPNVQKSHPTRKNSIERRRMSKRLAEDAKAYFDECVSLSTFDSSDFSSQDDPPVTSVGPPIPSDSYECLLQESASHGQLISRNYDVSQLCTVIDTAGSPESSCKSRFSFSQKSPESSGLADDIQQYIKMFEKNVLKSPNMRSGYHDIREYSYQSPTESLLVDRVILKNRIEAGGLLLCSGGSILWSKYCGIGI
- the LOC112707560 gene encoding uncharacterized protein isoform X1, giving the protein MAVAAFKSSSRRGNRNQNHSNSISATSARSSRQESRTKAPIRRSRSVSAFSRGSSDISTEFLNKRDNPLFCSATPSLPSGNDDAQPPPSSVLLEASDFDRPTPSASDPNNKAFGARGRHVTRNVDAKGGSWSSSTGRSLSRSDAGRRTRSASQCPASRRPWSYSTSESETDALDSSDLRFVESNRKGGLFGSDSGMVDQVRDLRRWSSQHSSTKVSDSFAATLSSLETQRCADAVSMVSSGYGSDVKIIKAVSEKMSVQGGPLVTSDVYETVRSEVRRAISEIQTDLESAIQRSNATAIAVTNIADIPPCLVNPDAEELVFEIRREYAQKLEETLSYMQSQERARNLRANLAVEEHCGQELDRILKEVLPYPKTPNVQKSHPTRKNSIERRRMSKRLAEDAKAYFDECVSLSTFDSSDFSSQDDPPVTSVGPPIPSDSYECLLQESASHGQLISRNYDVSQLCTVIDTAGSPESSCKSRFSFSQKSPESSGLADDIQQYIKMFEKNVLKSPNMRSGYHDIREYSYQSPTESLLVDRVILKNRIEAGGLLLCSGGSILWSKYCGIGI
- the LOC112707560 gene encoding uncharacterized protein isoform X4; protein product: MAVAAFKSSSRRGNRNQNHSNSISATSARSSRQESRTKAPIRRSRSVSAFSRGSSDISTEFLNKRDNPLFCSATPSLPSGNDDAQPPPSSVLLEASDFDRPTPSASDPNNKAFGARGRHVTRNVDAKGGSWSSSTGRSLSRSDAGRRTRSASQCPASRRPWSYSTSESETDALDSSDLRFVESNRKGGLFGSDSGMVDQVRDLRRWSSQHSSTKSSLETQRCADAVSMVSSGYGSDVKIIKAVSEKMSVQGGPLVTSDVYETVRSEVRRAISEIQTDLESAIQRSNATAIAVTNIADIPPCLVNPDAEELVFEIRREYAQKLEESQERARNLRANLAVEEHCGQELDRILKEVLPYPKTPNVQKSHPTRKNSIERRRMSKRLAEDAKAYFDECVSLSTFDSSDFSSQDDPPVTSVGPPIPSDSYECLLQESASHGQLISRNYDVSQLCTVIDTAGSPESSCKSRFSFSQKSPESSGLADDIQQYIKMFEKNVLKSPNMRSGYHDIREYSYQSPTESLLVDRVILKNRIEAGGLLLCSGGSILWSKYCGIGI
- the LOC112707560 gene encoding uncharacterized protein isoform X7; this translates as MAVAAFKSSSRRGNRNQNHSNSISATSARSSRQESRTKAPIRRSRSVSAFSRGSSDISTEFLNKRDNPLFCSATPSLPSGNDDAQPPPSSVLLEASDFDRPTPSASDPNNKAFGARGRHVTRNVDAKGGSWSSSTGRSLSRSDAGRRTRSASQCPASRRPWSYSTSESETDALDSSDLRFVESNRKGGLFGSDSGMVDQVRDLRRWSSQHSSTKSSLETQRCADAVSMSVQGGPLVTSDVYETVRSEVRRAISEIQTDLESAIQRSNATAIAVTNIADIPPCLVNPDAEELVFEIRREYAQKLEETLSYMQSQERARNLRANLAVEEHCGQELDRILKEVLPYPKTPNVQKSHPTRKNSIERRRMSKRLAEDAKAYFDECVSLSTFDSSDFSSQDDPPVTSVGPPIPSDSYECLLQESASHGQLISRNYDVSQLCTVIDTAGSPESSCKSRFSFSQKSPESSGLADDIQQYIKMFEKNVLKSPNMRSGYHDIREYSYQSPTESLLVDRVILKNRIEAGGLLLCSGGSILWSKYCGIGI
- the LOC112707560 gene encoding uncharacterized protein isoform X8; protein product: MAVAAFKSSSRRGNRNQNHSNSISATSARSSRQESRTKAPIRRSRSVSAFSRGSSDISTEFLNKRDNPLFCSATPSLPSGNDDAQPPPSSVLLEASDFDRPTPSASDPNNKAFGARGRHVTRNVDAKGGSWSSSTGRSLSRSDAGRRTRSASQCPASRRPWSYSTSESETDALDSSDLRFVESNRKGGLFGSDSGMVDQVRDLRRWSSQHSSTKVSDSFAATLSSLETQRCADAVSMVSSGYGSDVKIIKAVSEKMSVQGGPLVTSDVYETVRSEVRRAISEIQTDLESAIQRSNATAIAVTNIADIPPCLVNPDAEELVFEIRREYAQKLEETLSYMQSQERARNLRANLAVEEHCGQELDRILKEVLPYPKTPNVQKSHPTRKVPLTATTRHTTNKQILAWNHRGAGE